TCATCTCCTTGGAGCGGGTCCGGCCAATGCCGAAAATGTAAGTCAGCGCGATCTCCAGCCGCTTCTCGCGGGGGAGGTCGACGCCAGCGAGTCGTGCCATGGGCGCGTGTGCTCCTATCTAGTTCTTTGCCTTCAGGTCTGCTCCCCGCCCATTCCGGGACCGACTCGCTGTCATGCCACCTGCTTGCGCGGGTGGTGTCCCGGCCCCGGCCTGAAGTCCGGGGGTGAACCGGGCCGCTGGGCGGCCGGCAGGTTCGGGGAGTTCTATTCTGCTGTCAATCCACTCGTCAACGAGTGCGTGATCAGCCCTGCCGCTGCTTGTGCCGCAGGTTGTCGCAGATCACCATGATCCGGCCATGCCGCCGGACGATCTGGCACTTGTCGCAGATCCTCTTGACGCTCGGTTGAACCTTCACGTCTCCTGCTCTCCTGCTTGTGCTGGGTGGTTACCGGTCCCCTGGAGGGAACCTGTACTCGCCACGCCCACCACGATCACTTGTAGCGGTAGACGATGCGACCGCGGGACAGGTCGTAGGGGGACAACTCCACGACGACCCTGTCCTCCGGCAGGATGCGGATGTAGTGCTGCCGCATCTTGCCACTGATGTGTGCAAGGACCTTGTGGCCGTTCTCCAACTCGACGCGAAACATCGCGTTGGGAAGCGGCTCGATTACGCGGCCCTCGACCTCGATGGCCCCGTCCTTCTTGCCCATATCCTCCGCGTTTCGTGATGGGTTGAGTGGTGAGTGCTTGCCTCGGTGGTGCTGGCACGCACGTCACCCCGACTCCAATGCCGCCAGATTTCACGAGCGCGATGGAATCGGCGTGATGAGCACGCCGACTTGACAGTGTACGCAACCCGTGTCGTACCCCCCAAACGGGGGCCACTCATGTTACCTCACGGTATACCCACCCTCGGGCCCTCGCTGCGTTTCGCGGGCTAACCGTACCCGGCGGGATCCCGGCACAGTGCGGTTTGCCTGCTAAACGTACCGCCGACCAGGCATGGTAGCTGCGGAGAGTTGAGGCTTGATTACTTTTGGTAGTTCCCCGTGGCTACTCGGCGGCGGTCAGGACCCACGGTCCGTCAGCGGTGACGGCCACGGTGTGCTCCCAGTGCGCGGACCGGGACCCGTCTGCCGTGACAACGGTCCAACCGTCGTCCAGCTCTCGCGTCTCGCCGCTACCGCCGGTCAGCATGGGCTCGATCGCCAGCGCCATCCCGACCTTGAGGCGTGGCCCACGTCCCGGCTTACCGACGTTCGGCAGGAACGGCTCCATATGCATCGATGTGCCGATACCGTGACCGCCGTACTCGACGATCATGCCGTATTCGACACCATCGGCCAGGCTGGCCTGCTCGGCCGCGGTCTGTACGGCATGGGAGATGTCGGTCAACCGACCCCCCGGTAGGACAGCCTCGACACCCGCCCACATCGCTGACCTGGTGGCGACGGACAACGCCCTGTCGGCGTCGGAAACCACGCCGACCTCGATGGTGACCGCCGAGTCACCGTGCCAGCCGTCCAGGATCGCGCCGCAATCGACCGACAGAAGGTCGCCCGCGGCCAGGACCTGCGAGCTGGACGGGATGCCGTGCACGATCTGCTCGTTCACCGACGCACAGATCGAAGCGGGAAACCCGTGATACCCCTTGAATGAAGGCACCGCACCAGCGTCCCGGATGGTCTGCTCGGCGAGCTCGTCCAAGTCCGCCGTACTGACTCCCGCACGGGCGGCCTCGGTCAGCAAGCTCAACGTTCGAGCCACGACCAAGCCAGCCGCGCGCATGGCTTCCAGCTCACCTGGCGTCTTGACTTCGATCATGCGTCCACGGCGGAACAGTCGCGGCACATGAAGTCCTCCGCGGTTCACCTGCGATCGCGCAGCGCTTCCACGACCCGCGTCGAGACCTCACCGACGTCACCCACACCGTCAACCTTGATCAGGATATCGGCGTAGTACTCGAGCAACGGCGCCGTCTCCGACTGATACACCTGCTGGCGCCTCCGGATGACGTCCTCGGTGTCATCCGACCGGCCACGACCGAGCAACCGCTGCACGAGCACGTCCTCGGGAACCTCAAGCTGGATGACCGCGTCGAGAGCGGTATCCGCCTCGGCCAGTATCTGGCCGAGGACCTCGGCCTGCTTGGTGTTACGGGGGAAACCGTCGAGCAGGAACCCGGCCTTTGCATCGGGGTCGGTGAGCCGCTCCCGGACCATCTCGTTGGTCACCGAGTCCGGCACCAGCTCTCCGGAGTCGAGGTAGCGCTTCGCCTCCTTGCCCAGTGGGGTCTGTTCGCCCACATGGGCACGGAACAGGTCACCGGTGGAGATGTGTGGCACGCCCAGCCGTTCCGACAACGCCACGGCTTGGGTGCCCTTGCCCGCGCCTGGCGGGCCGACGAGAACCAGACGCGTCATCGGAGGAACCCTTCGTAGTTGCGCTGCATCAGCTGGCTTTCAATCTGCTTCATGGTGTCGAGACCGACACCGACCATGATCAGCACAGCTGTGCCGCCGAACGGGAAGTTCTGGTTCTGCCCCGGGTCGGTAACCGACAGGAAGAAGTTGGGCAGGATCGCCACCAGACCGAGGTAAATCGACCCTGGAAGGGTGATGCGGTTCAGCACGAAGTGCAAGTATTCCGCCGTCGGGCGCCCTGGCCTGATGCCTGGGATGAAGCCACCGAACTTCTTCATCTCTTCGGCACGCTCATCCACGTTGAACGTGATCGTGATGTAGAAGTACGTGAAGAACATGATCAGGCCGAAGTACAGCAGGATGTGCAACCAGCTGGACTGGTCGACGATGTAGCGCTGCATGAACGCCTGCCAGCCGGACGCGTCGGTCGGATCGCCGATGAGCCGGCTGATCAGGTCCGGCAGGTACAGCAGCGAGGAACCGAAGATGACCGGGATGACACCGGCCTGGTTGACCTTGATCGGCAGGTAGGTCGAGGTCCCGCCGTACATCCGGCGCCCGATCATGCGCTTGGCGTACTGCACCGGGATGCGGCGCTGCCCCTGCTCGACGAAGACCACGCTGGCAATGATCGCCAGGGCAAGCACACAGACGAACGCGAACACCGTTCCGCCCTGGCTGCTGAGGATGTTCGCGCCTTCGGCCGGAATCCGGGCGGCGATGTTCAGGAAGATCAGCACGGACATGCCGTTGCCGACACCGCGCTCAGTGATCAGCTCGCCGAGCCACATCATCACGGCGGTCCCGGCCGTCATGGTGATCACGATGATCGCCAGCGAGTAGACGCTGTTGTCCGGGATGACCGACTCGGGGCAGCCCTGGAACATCGCGCCGCGGTCGGCGAGCGCCACCACACCGGTCGCCTGGAGGATTGCCAGGCCGATCGTGAGATACCTGGTGTATTGGGTCAGCTTGCCCTGACCGGCTTGCCCCTCCTTCTTCAGCTCCTCGAAGCGAGGAATCACCACGGTGAGCAGCTGCACGATGATGCTCGCGGTGATGTACGGCATGATGCCGGTCGAGAAAATCGACAGCTGTAGGAGAGCCCCGCCACTGAACAGGTTCAGCAGCGAGTAGATGCCCTGGTCTTCGACCTGCGCTTGACATGCCTGCACGTTGGGATAGGAGACCCCGGGCGCCGGCGTGACGGCACCCACACGGTAGACCGCCACGATCATCAGCGTGAACAGGATCTTCTTGCGCAGGTCCGGCGTCGCGAGAGCCGAGCGGAAGGCGCTGAGCACGCGGGGGACCTCCTCGGCGTCGTCGGGGGTCGACCGACGATCGGCTTGGCCGGTGCTGCGACCGGCGGGAACACAGCATTACCCGACTCACCCATGGGCGGGCAAGCCAGGAACGCTTCGGGGCACATCAGTCCCGAAGCGTGCCGCCGACTCTAACAGCCTCGCGCAGAGTAGCTGCACCGTGTGCGGCAAAAACCGACGGAGGTCGGTAGGACAGCGGCGCCCATTCCGCCGAGTGGCCGTACGGGGACGCTCGAGGAGACGCGTCCACCGTGCTGCCAGCGGCGTGCTGCCCCGCTCCAAAGCGCCGATAGGCCACCCGGTAGGCCAGCGGTTTGCCCGCTAAACGTACGGCACGGGGGCCGGCGGGGTGCGTTTAGCGGGCAAACCGTAGTCGGTCAGCAGTGGGGGTCGGTTTCCTGGACGTAGATGTCCCAGGCGGGCTGGGCGGCCGGGCCGTCGACGGCCACGTTGTGCACGTACCAGTAGTAATGCCCGTAATACCGGTCCTCGAAGTGCATCTCGTAGGTACCGACGATGCGCTGGCGCATGGGCGCGGCGAAGATGTCCACCGCCTGGTAAGGCCCGAGCTCATGCCGGACCTCGTCGGCCCGGGTTGAGCTCCAGCTCCACTCCTGGGTGAAGCTGGTCTCGAAACCGGCCTCGAATATCTCCCCGAGTCGCACGCTGGCGCTGATCGTGACGCCGACGCTGTTGGTGGTCGTGGCCGACGACTCCCAGCGGATCACCCTGGTGGTGTTGCCGGCGGAGCAGTTCCGTGCCCCACCCGCCAGTTGGTACTCACCCCGATACACCTGAGGTGAGCTGGTCGGATGGAAGACGCACACATTGGGCACGCCCCGTTCGCACTGGTCGAGCAACTGCCGGATCGTGGGTTCGTCCTGCGCGGAGGCGGCCGCCGGCGTCTGCATGCCGAGTACGGTCATCGTGGCAGCGGCCAGTACGGCGAAGACTCGTTTGCCAATCCTCATCTCGACTCCTCAGCTCAGCCCGACAACCCAGGTCTGGTCATTGATGTGGCTACCGACGTCGGCATGGTCACCGCGGTACGGCCCTTCCCTGCTGCCGTCCTCCCGGTACAGCCACACCCAGCAGGTCGACCAACCCTGGACCGAGGAAATCTCGTTACGAAGGACGTGGTTCTCGAGTGGGAACCAGTAGTCGACGCGGTCGTTCTTCGGGCATGGCTCCGGAACAAGGAGTGTTAGCGAGCGACCGCCGTAGTTGATGTGTTCGAACACCATCCCGCCGATGATCTCGGCACTTGTGTTCGCCAGCCGCTCGCCGTGGGCACGAGCACGGTCGCGCGTGTCATAACAGTCATAGGTCTGCGCGGTCACCGAGTAGACGCAGTGCTCGTCGGGGGTGGCCGCGGCAGCGGACGGCGCCACGGCGAACGAAAGGCCCACGGCGAGACCCAGCGCCGTGAACACCCTCCCACCTCTGGCGTGCCTTCCTGGCCTTATGTCGCTCACGCCTGCCTCCTTCCGGGTTGACTCGATTACGGAATCGGTTCAGGTATCACCGGAAAGGTTCCGTCTGCGCTCGGTCGGGTCCATAACGACCGGCCGGTAACCGACGAAAGTCGTCGAAGAAGGGCCGACCGGCCGGAGCCATTGGGGTGAACGCGGAGTGCTCGCCTCACTACTCACCCGCTACCCGCGGCACGCACCGAGAGCCACCCGGAGCGCGTTTAGCGGGCGAACCGCACCCCCGGGGGTGCGGTTCGCCCGCTAAACGCGGTTGGTGGGGTGGGGTGGACATGCGAACGGCCCGCCTGGTGGACCAGGCGGGCCGTTCGCGGGAGAGTTGTTCAGTTGCTGGTGGTGGCGGAGCCACCGGCGGCTTCGAGCTTCTCCCGTGCGCTCTTGGAGAAGGCGTCGGCGGTGATGTCCAGCTTGACGTCGCCGACCTCCCCGTTGCCGAGCACCTTCACCAGCTTGCCCTTGCGGACCAGGCCGCGGGCGGCCAGGTCCGCGGCGGTGATCGTGCCGCCGTCGGTGAACACCCTGGCGATGTCGCCCACGTTCACCGGCTGGTACTCGGTGCGGAACCGGTTGTTGAAGCCACGCAGCTTCGGCAGCCGCATGTGGATGGGCATCTGCCCACCCTCGAACCGGGCCGGTACGTTCTTCCGTGCCTTGGTGCCCTTGGTACCGCGACCCGCGGTCTTGCCCTTCGAGCTCTCACCGCGGCCGACCCGGATCTTGCCCTTGTTCGAGCCCTCGGCTGGCCGGAGGTGGTGGATCTTGATGGCCATTACTTGACCTCCTCCACGGTCACCAGGTGCCGCACCGTGTGGATCAGGCCGCGGACCTGGGGGGTGTCCTCACGCACCACGGACTGCCGGATCTTGCGCAACCCGAGGGTGCGCAGGGTGTCCCGGTGGTTCTGCTTGGTGCCGATCCTGCTCTTGATCTGGGTGACCTTGAGCTGTGCCATCTCAGACCCCCTGCCCCGCGCGCTGGCGCAGCATCCGGGCCGGCGCGACATCCTCGAGCGGCAGGCCGCGGCGGGCCGCGACCTCCTCCGGACGCTGCAGACCGCGCAGGGCGGCGACCGTGGCACGCACGATGTTGATCGCGTTGTCGCTGCCGAGCGAC
The sequence above is drawn from the Amycolatopsis aidingensis genome and encodes:
- the rpmD gene encoding 50S ribosomal protein L30, which gives rise to MAQLKVTQIKSRIGTKQNHRDTLRTLGLRKIRQSVVREDTPQVRGLIHTVRHLVTVEEVK
- the rpmJ gene encoding 50S ribosomal protein L36, with amino-acid sequence MKVQPSVKRICDKCQIVRRHGRIMVICDNLRHKQRQG
- the secY gene encoding preprotein translocase subunit SecY, coding for MLSAFRSALATPDLRKKILFTLMIVAVYRVGAVTPAPGVSYPNVQACQAQVEDQGIYSLLNLFSGGALLQLSIFSTGIMPYITASIIVQLLTVVIPRFEELKKEGQAGQGKLTQYTRYLTIGLAILQATGVVALADRGAMFQGCPESVIPDNSVYSLAIIVITMTAGTAVMMWLGELITERGVGNGMSVLIFLNIAARIPAEGANILSSQGGTVFAFVCVLALAIIASVVFVEQGQRRIPVQYAKRMIGRRMYGGTSTYLPIKVNQAGVIPVIFGSSLLYLPDLISRLIGDPTDASGWQAFMQRYIVDQSSWLHILLYFGLIMFFTYFYITITFNVDERAEEMKKFGGFIPGIRPGRPTAEYLHFVLNRITLPGSIYLGLVAILPNFFLSVTDPGQNQNFPFGGTAVLIMVGVGLDTMKQIESQLMQRNYEGFLR
- the infA gene encoding translation initiation factor IF-1, which translates into the protein MGKKDGAIEVEGRVIEPLPNAMFRVELENGHKVLAHISGKMRQHYIRILPEDRVVVELSPYDLSRGRIVYRYK
- the map gene encoding type I methionyl aminopeptidase, translated to MIEVKTPGELEAMRAAGLVVARTLSLLTEAARAGVSTADLDELAEQTIRDAGAVPSFKGYHGFPASICASVNEQIVHGIPSSSQVLAAGDLLSVDCGAILDGWHGDSAVTIEVGVVSDADRALSVATRSAMWAGVEAVLPGGRLTDISHAVQTAAEQASLADGVEYGMIVEYGGHGIGTSMHMEPFLPNVGKPGRGPRLKVGMALAIEPMLTGGSGETRELDDGWTVVTADGSRSAHWEHTVAVTADGPWVLTAAE
- a CDS encoding adenylate kinase, which produces MTRLVLVGPPGAGKGTQAVALSERLGVPHISTGDLFRAHVGEQTPLGKEAKRYLDSGELVPDSVTNEMVRERLTDPDAKAGFLLDGFPRNTKQAEVLGQILAEADTALDAVIQLEVPEDVLVQRLLGRGRSDDTEDVIRRRQQVYQSETAPLLEYYADILIKVDGVGDVGEVSTRVVEALRDRR
- the rplO gene encoding 50S ribosomal protein L15, with the protein product MAIKIHHLRPAEGSNKGKIRVGRGESSKGKTAGRGTKGTKARKNVPARFEGGQMPIHMRLPKLRGFNNRFRTEYQPVNVGDIARVFTDGGTITAADLAARGLVRKGKLVKVLGNGEVGDVKLDITADAFSKSAREKLEAAGGSATTSN